A genomic region of Zea mays cultivar B73 chromosome 6, Zm-B73-REFERENCE-NAM-5.0, whole genome shotgun sequence contains the following coding sequences:
- the LOC100276869 gene encoding SAGA-associated factor 11-like, whose translation MSSSKDAPLSPRSQLALSCFEELLDCAVADVASECHRIARLGLDRSVDGEEEELRVWAARAAAAAAGGDHHHPGGGGAAEEGGSKGGVDVFGQTHPAIAADVVECMNCGRPVVAGRFAPHLEKCMGKGRRARTKITRSSTAGRMRSSNGSVATPYSPYSTTANPNRASIPNGVTDGGGGARGDYSNHAP comes from the exons ATGTCGTCGTCCAAGGACGCTCCTCTCAGCCCTCGATCCCAG CTGGCGCTCAGTTGCTTCGAGGAGCTCCTCGACTGCGCCGTGGCGGACGTCGCGTCGGAGTGCCACCGCATCGCGCGCCTCGGCCTGGACCGCAGCGTCGACGGCGAGGAGGAGGAGCTCCGCGTCTGGGCGGCACgtgcggcggccgccgccgctGGAGGTGACCACCACCACcctggaggaggcggggccgccgAGGAGGGTGGGAGCAAGGGCGGGGTCGACGTGTTCGGCCAGACGCACCCCGCCATCGCCGCCGATGTCGTCGAGTGTATGAACTGCGGTCGCCCTGTCGTCGCCGGCCGCTTCGCCCCGCACCTCGAGAAGTGCATGGGCAAG GGACGGAGAGCCCGAACGAAAATTACAAGGAGCAGTACGGCTGGGCGCATGAGAAGCAGCAATGGCAGCGTTGCCACTCCCTACTCTCCATACTCCACCACGGCGAACCCTAATAGGGCAAGCATCCCTAATGGTGTGactgacggcggcggcggcgcaaggGGAGATTACAGCAACCATGCGCCCTAG
- the LOC100277865 gene encoding Protein EARLY RESPONSIVE TO DEHYDRATION 15-like, producing the protein MAVVSGSGGRLNPWAEPFVPSGARYRGLRTVEATPEQEVEDFSPEWWRLVSASPAFRDRWLREYGALGLLDAEDDLDDDVDSFLPDDFFSPPAPRYESEREDAAGRRAGRGLEVAAWGIDRWWRAHGGPPETPRYAEKAPRRVAAAARVSPRPIQQPR; encoded by the exons ATGGCGGTTGTGAGCGGCAGCGGCGGGAGGCTGAACCCCTGGGCGGAGCCCTTCGTGCCTTCCGGGGCGCGGTACCGCGGCCTGCGGACCGTGGAGGCGACGCCGGAGCAGGAGGTGGAGGACTTCTCCCCCGAGTGGTGGCGCCTGGTGTCCGCCTCCCCGGCCTTCCGCGACCGCTGGCTGCGCGAGTACGGCGCGCTCGGCCTACTCGACGCCGAGGACGACCTGGACGACGACGTCGACAGCTTCCTCCCCGACGACTTCTTCTCGCCTCCGGCCCCGCGCTACG AGAGCGAGCGGGAGGACGCCGCGGGCAGGAGGGCGGGCCGAGGGCTTGAGGTGGCGGCGTGGGGCATCGACAGGTGGTGGAGGGCGCACGGTGGGCCGCCGGAGACCCCGAGGTACGCGGAGAAGGCGCCGCGGAGGGTGGCCGCCGCCGCCAGGGTGAGCCCCCGCCCCATCCAGCAGCCGCGCTGA